A part of Desertifilum tharense IPPAS B-1220 genomic DNA contains:
- a CDS encoding CHAT domain-containing protein yields MIITWILLRRLIAGLTASLWMVPSATFAQGIIPAADSTNTQVLPTGNQFNIQGGQRSGDGANLFHSFQQFNLSPGQIANFLTTPQVQNILGRINGGDASIINGLIQVTGGNSNLYLMNPAGIVFGSSAQLNVSGSFLATTANAIGFSSQQWFPITGEYNAQNLLGNPNQFLFSALQPGAIINLGNLQVGSGESIQLLAGNILNLGTLQSPGGEITIASVPGEKLIRLSQAGHLLSLEIHPSHLQSNSPILPLSLPQLITAAGVAHATQLSTNESGQIRLQGSPIDLIEDGNQTAIAHRLDVSNSSGARGGEINILGDRISLVNAHLNADGADGGGNIRIGGDFQGRGTIPNAQTTFVDSNSRISANALTSGEGGRIIVWADRNTAFSGFLSATGYQGGFVEVSGKDNLWFRGQVDVSGRGGNAGTILFDPKNITIADGGSDPVSGNSQFTDNSTASVTFDADFLNNLTGNVILEAHNDITVSEPIISGTLSSLELKAGRSLNLNADIDTSGGNGNLILRANNAQADLNIRDSGEATITQASGTTLNAGSGNILIEMGTLNSPGSITLGNLVTQGGDIQVLGQGNINLTGDIFTQVPSGTAGDITIATPFGNISAATNRVINANSEDISIGRGGNIILEAPGDITTSIVSAYGAEAGGNIRLTSSQGAINTTAITSPFEAFANLNTFSANGIAGEITLEAFGNITTRRIATGAGVSGSQETQAGKITVTSQTGNIEILAPDNPISIFALSPTGGGGNVTLTALGGKIQTGDMQADGALQGGNITLEAREIQTGSLFLGNTEFSFANAGKGGAIRLQATGDISVGDINTQGFEASGAIAISTTQGTIQAGQLLSASGGGEGGNIRLTGSRGISVGEVQTTGRTQGGAIEIISDRGTLTLGGGVNSTSSLGTGGPIALNAAQGNLTTSGDIRSSGLEQGGNITLEATLGAIDTTAGSVSSFSANGVGGDIALTALTEIVTQNLDSYGFTQGGNITLQTQEGFIDTTAGFLSSYSEGGFAGEVRLDAFLQITTNSIRSEGKLGGGNIQLTSQTGGIDTSLGIIRAESSQGNGGTIRLEALRDVQTGFIRAFSTGDATARGGDIELTSRQGAIATTTGDLSGEATLTDNADVASQTVASLFREEFANLDAYSRLGIAGKVTLTAQNGITTSHISSFGGVRGGDVSLQSQQGNIQTGVIFSYAQQGTGGRISLSTQTLGDIDVQHLATYSAGSQGRGGNINLNAVGEITLNNIASYGNAASGDVALLSQAGNITTGTIQTLAPSGVSGNINLQTLPSIRGDIRTANITSAGGLGAGDIYIVAADGSIITGNITTDGGAGRGGRVVVDAGGSVNTGNITSTGAQGGSDITVSSGTGEINTGVIATPGGEITINTGATPLPPLPEPIPPPSVPILPVPDSQPLPNRPPILPELRDAQLDRTFIRNSLAPAEQADRVSTLRTRLDLDIDGRSLNAPLTSIVSLEAIAELDNARSTEFVNYFGEEVGNSSLTTASAREALKAIAQTTGTQSAVVYITLTDSQIELVVFTANGSPIRRVVPGVSRQQVLATAKQFYDEITNPRRREFTAYLEVGQQLYNWLIAPLETDLQAESIDTLLFSLDAGLRSLPIAALHDGQQFLIEKYSLSAIPSISLMDARYRSLKDAKVLAMGASEFVSLPPLLSVPVELSVISERLWQGEAFLNTEFTQTNLRSQRQNYPYPIIHLATHADFKPGALSNSYIQLWGNDKLTLDQLRQLGWHNPAVELLVLSACRTAFGDEQAELGFAGLAIQAGVKTALASLWYVSDEGTLALMSEFYQYLSQAPIKAEALRQAQLAMLRGHVSIEDGQLRGSGTRGEILLPPELATLDNQQLSHPYYWSGFTMIGSPW; encoded by the coding sequence ATGATAATTACTTGGATTTTACTTCGTCGTCTAATTGCTGGGCTGACGGCAAGTTTGTGGATGGTGCCTAGCGCAACCTTTGCCCAAGGAATTATTCCTGCTGCGGATAGTACGAATACTCAGGTTTTACCTACTGGCAATCAATTTAACATTCAAGGCGGTCAACGGTCGGGAGATGGCGCTAATCTTTTTCATAGTTTTCAACAGTTTAATCTATCGCCTGGACAGATTGCTAATTTTTTAACGACTCCTCAAGTTCAGAATATTTTGGGACGGATTAATGGCGGAGATGCATCGATTATCAATGGCTTAATTCAAGTAACTGGCGGCAATTCCAACCTCTATTTGATGAATCCTGCCGGAATTGTTTTTGGTTCATCTGCTCAATTAAATGTTTCAGGTTCTTTTTTAGCAACAACCGCTAATGCGATTGGCTTTTCCTCTCAGCAATGGTTTCCGATTACGGGCGAGTATAACGCGCAGAATTTGCTAGGAAACCCTAATCAATTTCTATTTTCAGCTTTGCAACCGGGTGCTATTATTAATTTGGGTAATTTACAGGTTGGTTCCGGCGAATCAATTCAACTCTTAGCAGGTAATATCTTAAACTTAGGCACTCTGCAATCTCCCGGCGGAGAAATTACGATTGCATCTGTTCCTGGAGAAAAGCTCATTCGGCTGTCTCAAGCAGGTCATCTTCTCAGCTTAGAGATTCATCCGAGTCATTTACAATCCAATTCTCCTATTTTACCGTTGAGTTTGCCTCAGTTAATTACGGCTGCTGGTGTCGCTCATGCAACGCAATTAAGCACGAATGAATCTGGGCAAATTCGCTTACAGGGTTCTCCAATTGACTTAATAGAAGATGGGAATCAGACTGCGATCGCGCATCGCCTTGATGTCTCTAACTCAAGTGGTGCAAGGGGTGGGGAGATTAATATTTTAGGCGATCGCATCTCTTTAGTCAATGCCCACCTCAACGCCGATGGTGCAGATGGAGGAGGAAATATCCGCATTGGCGGTGACTTTCAAGGGAGAGGCACAATTCCCAACGCTCAAACCACTTTTGTTGATTCCAATTCTCGGATTTCAGCTAACGCTTTAACATCAGGAGAGGGAGGACGCATTATCGTTTGGGCGGATAGAAACACAGCTTTTTCGGGTTTCCTATCTGCAACGGGTTATCAAGGTGGATTTGTCGAAGTTTCTGGCAAGGATAATCTCTGGTTTCGGGGACAAGTTGATGTCAGTGGCAGGGGAGGAAACGCCGGAACTATTCTATTCGATCCAAAAAATATTACAATTGCCGATGGGGGAAGCGATCCGGTTTCAGGAAATAGCCAGTTTACCGATAACTCGACCGCCAGCGTCACCTTTGATGCCGACTTCCTTAATAACTTAACGGGTAATGTTATTCTTGAAGCTCATAACGATATTACGGTTTCTGAACCAATAATTTCGGGTACCCTTTCCAGCTTAGAGTTAAAAGCAGGCCGCAGCTTAAATCTTAATGCCGATATTGACACGTCTGGTGGTAATGGTAATCTAATTTTAAGGGCGAATAATGCTCAAGCTGACTTGAATATTCGCGATTCGGGAGAAGCTACTATTACCCAAGCTTCGGGAACTACCCTAAATGCAGGTAGCGGCAATATTTTAATTGAAATGGGAACCCTCAATTCTCCCGGAAGTATTACCCTAGGCAACTTAGTAACGCAAGGGGGAGATATTCAAGTCTTGGGACAAGGAAATATTAACCTAACTGGAGATATTTTCACCCAAGTTCCTAGCGGTACAGCAGGCGATATTACCATCGCAACTCCTTTCGGCAATATTAGCGCTGCAACCAACCGCGTCATCAATGCAAATTCTGAAGATATCAGCATAGGTCGAGGCGGGAATATTATTCTAGAAGCACCAGGAGATATTACGACGAGTATTGTCTCTGCCTATGGTGCAGAAGCAGGGGGAAATATTCGCCTAACGAGTAGCCAAGGCGCAATTAATACTACTGCTATTACTTCCCCCTTTGAAGCGTTTGCTAACCTCAATACCTTTTCTGCTAATGGTATTGCAGGGGAGATTACCTTAGAGGCGTTTGGCAATATTACCACGCGCCGGATTGCTACAGGGGCAGGCGTTTCAGGTTCCCAAGAGACGCAGGCAGGTAAGATTACGGTAACTAGCCAAACTGGGAATATTGAGATTCTCGCACCCGATAACCCCATTTCGATTTTTGCCCTATCGCCAACGGGGGGAGGGGGAAATGTGACGCTAACCGCTCTTGGAGGTAAAATTCAAACCGGGGATATGCAAGCGGATGGGGCGCTACAGGGGGGGAATATTACCCTAGAAGCTAGGGAAATTCAAACCGGGAGTCTATTTTTAGGCAATACTGAGTTTAGTTTTGCCAATGCTGGCAAAGGTGGCGCAATTCGCTTGCAGGCAACTGGCGATATTAGCGTTGGGGATATCAATACTCAGGGCTTTGAGGCAAGTGGCGCGATCGCGATCTCTACCACCCAAGGTACAATCCAAGCGGGACAACTTCTCAGCGCATCAGGTGGGGGTGAAGGGGGAAATATCCGGCTAACCGGAAGCCGAGGCATCAGCGTGGGAGAGGTGCAAACCACTGGCAGAACCCAAGGCGGCGCTATTGAAATTATCAGCGATCGCGGCACATTAACGCTAGGGGGTGGGGTGAATTCTACCTCTAGTTTAGGGACTGGCGGACCAATCGCCCTCAATGCAGCCCAAGGTAATCTTACAACATCGGGCGATATCCGCTCATCAGGCTTAGAACAAGGGGGAAACATTACCCTTGAGGCGACATTAGGTGCCATTGATACTACGGCGGGAAGCGTTTCCTCGTTTTCAGCCAATGGGGTTGGGGGCGATATCGCGTTAACAGCCCTTACGGAAATTGTTACCCAAAATTTAGATTCCTACGGTTTTACCCAAGGCGGAAACATTACCCTCCAAACCCAGGAAGGCTTTATCGACACAACCGCCGGTTTCTTAAGTTCCTATTCTGAAGGGGGGTTTGCAGGAGAGGTACGGCTGGATGCATTTTTGCAGATAACAACTAACAGTATCCGTTCTGAAGGTAAATTGGGCGGCGGAAATATCCAGCTAACCAGCCAAACGGGGGGAATTGATACCTCGTTGGGGATAATTCGCGCTGAGTCTAGTCAGGGGAATGGGGGAACTATTCGCCTTGAAGCATTGAGAGATGTGCAAACTGGCTTTATCCGCGCCTTTTCTACCGGGGATGCTACAGCACGCGGAGGCGATATTGAGCTTACCAGTCGCCAAGGCGCGATCGCAACCACTACCGGGGACTTATCGGGAGAAGCCACTCTTACAGATAACGCGGATGTGGCTTCTCAAACCGTTGCTTCTCTATTTCGCGAAGAATTTGCCAACTTAGACGCCTATTCTCGCTTAGGCATCGCTGGGAAAGTAACGCTAACTGCCCAAAATGGAATTACCACTAGCCATATTAGTTCCTTTGGTGGCGTCCGGGGGGGAGATGTTTCCTTACAAAGCCAGCAAGGGAATATTCAGACTGGGGTGATTTTCTCCTACGCTCAACAGGGTACCGGGGGAAGAATCTCTTTGTCTACCCAAACCCTGGGGGATATCGACGTGCAACACCTGGCTACCTACTCGGCGGGAAGCCAGGGAAGGGGAGGTAATATTAATCTTAATGCCGTGGGAGAGATTACGCTGAATAATATTGCATCCTACGGTAATGCAGCGAGTGGGGATGTAGCCCTACTTTCTCAGGCGGGGAATATTACCACGGGAACCATTCAAACCCTAGCGCCAAGCGGGGTTAGCGGTAATATCAACTTGCAAACTTTACCCAGCATCCGAGGCGATATCCGTACGGCGAATATTACCTCAGCGGGTGGCTTAGGCGCTGGCGATATCTATATTGTTGCGGCTGATGGTTCGATTATTACGGGCAATATTACCACCGATGGAGGGGCGGGGCGCGGCGGGCGCGTTGTCGTCGATGCTGGGGGTAGCGTGAATACGGGAAATATTACCTCAACTGGGGCGCAAGGGGGTAGCGATATTACTGTTAGTAGCGGTACTGGAGAAATTAATACAGGGGTGATTGCGACGCCAGGGGGAGAAATTACAATCAATACTGGCGCAACTCCCCTCCCGCCGCTACCAGAACCCATTCCTCCGCCAAGCGTACCGATACTGCCTGTACCCGACTCTCAACCCCTGCCTAACCGTCCCCCAATTTTACCTGAACTGAGGGACGCTCAATTAGATCGCACCTTCATTCGCAATAGTCTAGCGCCTGCTGAACAGGCGGATCGCGTCTCGACCCTGAGAACTCGATTAGACTTGGATATTGATGGGAGAAGCTTGAATGCGCCGCTAACCTCTATTGTTTCCCTGGAAGCGATCGCAGAATTGGACAATGCACGAAGCACGGAGTTTGTCAACTATTTTGGGGAAGAAGTCGGGAACTCCAGTTTAACCACAGCCAGCGCCAGAGAAGCCCTCAAAGCGATCGCGCAAACAACCGGAACGCAATCCGCCGTCGTCTATATTACCCTAACCGATAGCCAGATTGAACTGGTCGTTTTCACTGCGAACGGTTCCCCCATTCGTCGCGTCGTTCCCGGCGTTTCTCGCCAACAGGTGTTAGCCACAGCTAAACAATTTTATGACGAAATCACCAATCCCCGCCGTCGCGAATTTACCGCCTATCTAGAAGTCGGGCAACAACTGTACAATTGGCTGATTGCTCCGCTCGAAACCGATCTGCAAGCCGAGTCCATCGATACCCTACTGTTTAGTTTAGATGCCGGATTGCGAAGTTTGCCCATCGCCGCCTTGCATGATGGCCAGCAATTCCTGATTGAAAAATATAGCCTTTCTGCAATCCCCAGCATCAGCTTAATGGATGCGCGCTATCGTTCCCTCAAAGATGCCAAAGTTCTAGCAATGGGGGCTTCAGAATTTGTCTCCCTTCCCCCCTTACTTTCCGTTCCCGTGGAACTTTCCGTCATTTCCGAACGGCTGTGGCAGGGTGAGGCGTTTCTAAATACCGAGTTTACCCAAACCAATCTGCGATCGCAACGTCAAAATTACCCCTACCCCATCATCCACCTCGCCACCCACGCCGACTTTAAACCCGGTGCCTTAAGCAACTCCTACATTCAACTGTGGGGAAACGATAAACTCACTCTAGACCAACTGCGCCAACTGGGTTGGCATAACCCCGCCGTTGAACTGTTAGTTCTCTCCGCCTGTCGTACCGCCTTTGGAGACGAACAAGCCGAACTCGGTTTTGCTGGGTTAGCCATTCAAGCCGGAGTCAAAACCGCCTTAGCCAGCCTTTGGTATGTCTCTGACGAAGGTACGCTAGCCCTAATGAGCGAATTTTACCAATATCTCAGCCAAGCCCCCATCAAAGCTGAAGCCCTGCGCCAAGCTCAGTTAGCCATGCTGCGCGGTCATGTCAGTATTGAAGATGGACAGTTGCGCGGTTCGGGAACGCGGGGAGAAATTCTCCTTCCCCCAGAATTGGCAACCCTGGATAATCAACAATTAAGCCACCCTTACTACTGGTCAGGGTTTACGATGATTGGAAGTCCCTGGTAG